The Cygnus atratus isolate AKBS03 ecotype Queensland, Australia chromosome 2, CAtr_DNAZoo_HiC_assembly, whole genome shotgun sequence genome window below encodes:
- the CREM gene encoding cAMP-responsive element modulator isoform X7, whose protein sequence is MSVLLLVILHMLASLEQFMLSSGRGTGEACVQKLVMAVTGDETAATGDMPAYQLRTPTTTLPQGVVMAASPGTLHSPQQLAEEATRKRELRLMKNREAARECRRKKKEYVKCLENRVAVLENQNKTLIEELKALKDLYCHKAE, encoded by the exons ATGTCAGTGCTCTTGCTTGTAATCCTGCACATGCTTGCTAGTTTGGAACAGTTCATGCTGAGCTCTGGTAGAGGGACAGGAGAAGCCTGTGTGCAGAAGCTGGTCATGGCTGTAACAGGAGATGAAACAG CTGCCACTGGAGACATGCCAGCTTACCAGCTTCGAACTCCCACTACTACCTTACCTCAGGGAGTGGTAATGGCAGCCTCGCCTGGGACTCTGCATAGTcctcagcagctggcagaagaggCAACGCGCAAGAGAGAGCTGCGACTTATGAAAAATAG GGAAGCTGCCAGAGAATGTcgcagaaagaagaaagaatatgtCAAATGTCTTGAAAATCGTGTGGCTGTGcttgaaaaccaaaacaagactCTCATTGAGGAACTCAAGGCCCTCAAAGATCTTTATTGTCATAAAGCAGAATAA
- the CREM gene encoding cAMP-responsive element modulator isoform X6: MSVLLLVILHMLASLEQFMLSSGRGTGEACVQKLVMAVTGDETAATGDMPAYQLRTPTTTLPQGVVMAASPGTLHSPQQLAEEATRKRELRLMKNREAAKECRRRKKEYIKCLESRVAVLEVQNKKLIEELETLKDICSSKTD; this comes from the exons ATGTCAGTGCTCTTGCTTGTAATCCTGCACATGCTTGCTAGTTTGGAACAGTTCATGCTGAGCTCTGGTAGAGGGACAGGAGAAGCCTGTGTGCAGAAGCTGGTCATGGCTGTAACAGGAGATGAAACAG CTGCCACTGGAGACATGCCAGCTTACCAGCTTCGAACTCCCACTACTACCTTACCTCAGGGAGTGGTAATGGCAGCCTCGCCTGGGACTCTGCATAGTcctcagcagctggcagaagaggCAACGCGCAAGAGAGAGCTGCGACTTATGAAAAATAG ggAAGCTGCTAAAGAATGTCGACGTCGGAAGAAAGAATACATAAAATGTCTGGAGAGTCGTGTTGCAGTGCTAGAAGTTCAGAACAAGAAACTTATAGAGGAGCTTGAAACCCTTAAAGACATTTGCTCTTCCAAAACAGATtag